From a single Planctellipticum variicoloris genomic region:
- a CDS encoding DUF2920 family protein yields MRIFWGGLLILAALTASESDARAANPPVGLEQVRERLQSGETTRVVCFGDSITGAYYHTGGLRAWCDMLGLALERIEPNARLEMINAGISGQTTVDGLARIQRDVLDRQPHLVVVMFGMNDVTRVPLETFVANLQTITQKCHAAGAAVVLCTPNSVYENAARPTAKLAEYSARIRQVTQAADLPLVDCFEEYRTLRERDELAWMLLMSDEIHPNMHGHRRFAEQMAEVITGRRIVLDHAPPPPDALHHTLSRLQVGESVHLVAMPPYDEWFAAALRQRFPQAEIRVTVWPTEAQSVHDLSTWAKGIRALKPDLVVPAVPAATAGGDVGNFIRDYEWILNWSFPFGGRAWDVVPVLPSLTAEIAPDELSNARIAHEIVAGKDVRFLERTAGDVRSPQEILASWIDEQDQTRPAAWPTLPEANATVSLPAQEWPQCPGPRQVAVRVHYPGGQLARVTPQTGVMLTLHNWGGEFCVGTADPQSLADQLNVVALCVNYLQSGRADSIDGPEPYDFGYLQSLDALRALWWTINGLHSQQRAFAEGRVFATGGSGGGNVTLMANKLAPRTFACVVDLCGMKQLSADIAFHLPGGSDLNARWSRDPASSSYLSPDDQDLRFLGHPEHLQTMHRLGTSSRTVIVHGVDDAKCPFPDARELVANLQAAGLVVEPHFVTPANVDGKVFTGTGHALGNLTEIVFQVAGEFLSADGPRRLVRAGRSDFDRRDELVQYRAPGGQFVISYAAGYPVGRFEPDPPPAHYADHQDLSIVIDQYGQRSKIQTPEDWQIRRQQIQDNLQTVMGRLPGASFRVPLDVRVLVESRDGKIIRRKLSFQSDPFDRVTAWLLVPDIAAGKPSPAVLCLHQTIGAGKDEPVGLAGSPNMHYGRELAERGYVVLAPDYPSMGEHAYDFAQHPEFPSGSLKAVWDNIRAVDLLATLPEVDRDRIGVIGHSLGGHNALFTAVFEPRLKAVVSSCGFTNLQKDDLPSWTGPRYMPRISSLFGADVRRLPFDFHEIVGGLAPRPFLACAATGDDDFDVEGVRDVMAAARPVYRLLGQPDHLRAEYPDSSHDFPTATRQQAYRFLDLHLKAKE; encoded by the coding sequence ATGCGGATATTTTGGGGCGGGCTCCTGATTCTGGCCGCGCTGACGGCCTCTGAAAGTGACGCTCGGGCTGCGAACCCGCCAGTCGGACTGGAACAGGTGCGAGAACGCCTGCAGTCGGGCGAGACGACTCGAGTTGTTTGCTTCGGCGACAGCATCACCGGGGCCTACTACCACACCGGCGGTCTGCGCGCCTGGTGCGACATGCTGGGGCTCGCCCTGGAGCGGATTGAGCCGAATGCCCGGCTGGAAATGATCAACGCCGGCATCAGCGGCCAGACCACGGTCGACGGGCTTGCCCGGATCCAGCGCGACGTGCTCGACCGGCAGCCCCATCTGGTCGTCGTCATGTTCGGCATGAACGACGTGACCCGGGTTCCGCTGGAAACCTTCGTCGCCAATTTGCAGACGATCACGCAGAAGTGCCACGCCGCGGGAGCCGCCGTGGTGCTCTGTACGCCGAACTCCGTCTACGAGAACGCCGCGCGTCCGACGGCGAAGCTGGCGGAGTACTCCGCACGGATCAGGCAGGTGACGCAGGCGGCGGACCTGCCACTTGTGGACTGTTTCGAGGAGTATCGAACGCTTCGCGAACGGGACGAACTGGCGTGGATGCTCCTGATGAGCGACGAGATTCATCCCAACATGCACGGTCATCGACGCTTCGCCGAGCAGATGGCCGAAGTCATCACCGGCCGTCGCATCGTGCTGGATCACGCCCCCCCTCCGCCCGACGCCCTCCATCATACGCTGTCCCGATTACAGGTCGGTGAGAGTGTCCATCTGGTCGCCATGCCGCCGTATGACGAATGGTTCGCGGCGGCGCTCCGTCAACGCTTTCCACAGGCCGAGATCCGGGTGACTGTCTGGCCGACCGAGGCGCAATCGGTTCACGATCTCAGCACCTGGGCCAAAGGGATTCGCGCGTTGAAGCCCGATCTCGTCGTGCCGGCGGTTCCTGCTGCAACTGCAGGTGGCGATGTCGGGAACTTCATTCGCGATTACGAATGGATTCTGAACTGGAGCTTTCCGTTCGGCGGCCGCGCCTGGGACGTCGTCCCCGTCCTCCCCTCGCTGACGGCGGAAATTGCCCCCGACGAACTGAGCAATGCCCGCATCGCTCACGAAATCGTAGCCGGCAAAGACGTCCGCTTCCTGGAACGCACTGCCGGCGATGTCCGCAGCCCGCAGGAGATCCTGGCGTCCTGGATCGACGAGCAGGACCAGACGCGTCCGGCTGCCTGGCCGACGCTGCCAGAGGCCAATGCCACCGTCTCACTCCCGGCACAGGAATGGCCGCAGTGCCCGGGGCCGCGGCAGGTGGCCGTTCGCGTGCATTACCCGGGCGGCCAGCTCGCTCGCGTCACACCGCAAACCGGCGTCATGCTGACTCTGCACAACTGGGGTGGCGAATTCTGCGTCGGCACCGCCGATCCACAATCGCTGGCCGACCAGCTCAACGTCGTCGCGCTGTGCGTCAACTATCTCCAGAGCGGACGAGCCGACTCGATCGACGGCCCCGAGCCTTACGACTTCGGCTATCTCCAGTCGCTCGACGCCCTCCGTGCCCTCTGGTGGACGATCAACGGCCTCCACAGCCAGCAACGCGCCTTCGCCGAAGGACGCGTTTTCGCCACCGGAGGTTCCGGAGGCGGCAACGTGACGCTCATGGCGAACAAGCTGGCGCCGCGCACGTTTGCGTGTGTCGTCGACCTCTGCGGCATGAAACAGCTTAGCGCCGATATCGCGTTTCATCTTCCGGGAGGGAGCGACCTCAACGCCCGCTGGAGTCGCGATCCCGCCAGTTCCAGCTATCTCAGCCCGGACGATCAGGATCTGCGGTTCCTTGGTCACCCCGAGCATCTCCAGACGATGCACCGCCTCGGCACGTCGTCCCGCACTGTCATCGTGCACGGCGTCGACGACGCCAAGTGCCCGTTTCCCGACGCCCGCGAGCTCGTCGCCAACCTGCAGGCCGCCGGCCTTGTCGTCGAACCCCACTTCGTTACACCGGCCAATGTCGACGGCAAAGTCTTCACGGGTACCGGCCACGCCCTTGGCAATCTGACTGAAATCGTCTTCCAGGTTGCGGGAGAATTTCTCTCGGCGGATGGTCCGCGCCGGCTGGTCCGCGCCGGACGGAGCGACTTCGACCGGCGCGACGAGCTCGTGCAGTACCGTGCGCCGGGCGGACAGTTCGTGATTTCTTACGCCGCGGGCTATCCCGTCGGTCGATTTGAGCCGGATCCGCCCCCCGCGCATTACGCAGACCACCAGGATCTCAGTATTGTCATCGATCAGTACGGCCAGCGGAGCAAGATTCAAACCCCCGAGGACTGGCAGATCAGGCGGCAGCAGATTCAGGACAACCTGCAGACCGTGATGGGCCGCCTGCCCGGCGCGTCGTTCCGCGTGCCGCTCGATGTCCGTGTCCTCGTAGAATCGCGAGACGGCAAGATCATCCGCCGGAAACTGAGTTTCCAGAGCGATCCGTTCGATCGCGTGACCGCCTGGCTCCTCGTGCCGGATATCGCCGCGGGAAAGCCGAGTCCGGCGGTGCTCTGCCTGCATCAGACGATTGGCGCAGGGAAAGACGAGCCCGTCGGACTGGCCGGTTCGCCCAACATGCACTACGGGCGCGAGCTGGCCGAACGGGGCTACGTCGTCCTGGCTCCCGACTATCCCTCGATGGGCGAGCACGCGTACGACTTCGCACAACATCCCGAATTCCCCAGCGGCAGCCTGAAGGCCGTGTGGGACAACATCCGCGCCGTCGATCTGCTGGCGACGCTGCCGGAAGTCGACCGCGACCGGATCGGCGTCATCGGTCACTCCCTCGGTGGACACAACGCCCTCTTCACGGCGGTCTTCGAGCCTCGTTTAAAGGCGGTCGTCTCCAGTTGCGGTTTCACCAACTTGCAGAAGGACGACCTGCCGAGTTGGACCGGTCCCCGCTACATGCCTCGGATCTCCAGCCTGTTCGGCGCCGATGTGCGCCGACTCCCCTTCGACTTCCACGAAATTGTCGGCGGACTGGCCCCCCGGCCCTTTCTGGCGTGCGCTGCGACGGGTGACGACGACTTTGATGTCGAAGGTGTTCGCGATGTGATGGCCGCCGCCCGTCCGGTCTATCGCCTGCTGGGGCAACCCGACCACTTGCGGGCCGAATACCCCGACTCAAGCCACGATTTCCCGACGGCCACTCGCCAGCAGGCGTACCGGTTTCTGGACCTGCACCTCAAGGCGAAGGAGTGA
- a CDS encoding tetratricopeptide repeat protein, protein MTRAAMIPNERPPHRRLITAAIWLCAILTAAHPLSSDGLWWELSKGRAFVSGSWNPTADLIAGTVGAEADWLSGVIPYLVFSWFGLSGLMWLKLACVLAITGLFLRRVSRPSLTGSWLWNGVLLVTTLIAARQAWEPGSVFFDTLGLVLVYLAAEQIANRNSSAPIVVALLLLCLWSNFGPRCIVGIPVVLINLYRQPQKPVVGLGFTFLMLGACCLTPAGWRTPLDSLCITVPQTIERTEILTMAGWHPWWDRPARSDAIAFVGLSAAYVLALRRNFSARILFVLFVAHALAAASPDNLPMAAIWIALVATSSSIVPAVPPAAACRIQSRSRTGAPQAPGRDETAEPIRPGQPVWPILATVGVVLCASFAAVRPWDDCGSGLGWGIDPRIGPDAFAASLAEVSFEGNAHCVGLREAGLLSWHEARAMRPYDTPTTALLNRRLREHVLLTRDLSDRWQIPHRRADGSWGGWWTVLRDRGTTALVVPSEDLRLVESLEPTIWKPLSLNAVSLVYGKAGDPGCTRQIVETLSVRQMVDRGVWTYQPSSEESSSTVEFLAWFREGSTTFQGLRLARVFRAMQMHIGSLKVLHSLSDSSQDAVREEFYANQLALGYQERLRVGRSSELRLRSSLLAGPRDSIRPEVQEILSWPAAPDVPPDDRFRQAIRLYVERDITAALAELPEDRPEALYAKAQLLLEAGEPRTAQTVLRDFLEKFPDHRLSAMAQILAASLVF, encoded by the coding sequence ATGACTCGCGCTGCAATGATTCCCAACGAGAGGCCGCCGCATCGCCGGTTGATCACCGCGGCAATCTGGCTGTGCGCGATCCTCACGGCCGCCCATCCTTTATCGTCAGACGGCCTCTGGTGGGAGCTCAGCAAGGGACGAGCGTTCGTCAGCGGCAGTTGGAATCCCACGGCAGACTTGATCGCCGGAACCGTCGGTGCTGAAGCGGACTGGCTCAGCGGCGTGATTCCCTATCTGGTCTTTTCGTGGTTCGGACTGTCCGGCCTGATGTGGCTCAAATTGGCCTGCGTGCTGGCGATCACCGGCCTGTTCCTGCGCCGCGTTTCCCGGCCCAGTTTGACCGGATCGTGGTTATGGAATGGCGTCCTGCTGGTGACGACACTGATCGCCGCCCGTCAGGCATGGGAACCTGGCTCCGTATTCTTCGACACTCTCGGTCTTGTGCTGGTCTATCTGGCCGCAGAGCAGATCGCGAACCGGAACAGCAGCGCTCCAATTGTTGTCGCGTTGCTGCTGCTGTGCCTCTGGTCGAACTTCGGCCCGCGCTGCATCGTCGGAATACCGGTCGTCCTGATCAACCTCTATCGTCAACCACAGAAGCCGGTCGTCGGGCTGGGGTTCACGTTCCTGATGCTCGGCGCCTGCTGCCTGACACCCGCAGGGTGGCGAACTCCGCTCGATTCGCTATGCATCACGGTTCCGCAAACGATCGAAAGGACCGAGATTCTGACGATGGCGGGCTGGCATCCCTGGTGGGATCGCCCTGCCCGGTCGGATGCCATCGCATTTGTCGGACTGAGCGCAGCGTATGTCCTCGCCTTGCGGAGGAATTTCTCGGCCCGCATCCTGTTTGTCCTGTTCGTGGCCCATGCTCTGGCCGCCGCGTCACCGGACAATCTGCCAATGGCGGCGATCTGGATTGCGCTGGTTGCGACCTCGAGTTCCATTGTCCCGGCAGTGCCGCCGGCGGCGGCGTGTCGAATTCAGTCTCGCTCCCGCACTGGCGCCCCCCAGGCTCCGGGAAGGGACGAAACGGCGGAACCAATCCGGCCCGGCCAACCCGTCTGGCCGATCCTGGCGACCGTCGGTGTGGTGCTCTGCGCCAGCTTCGCGGCAGTCCGCCCGTGGGACGACTGCGGCAGCGGCCTCGGTTGGGGAATCGATCCCCGAATCGGTCCTGACGCCTTCGCGGCTTCGCTCGCCGAGGTCTCCTTCGAGGGAAATGCGCACTGCGTTGGCCTGCGAGAGGCCGGGCTGCTGAGCTGGCATGAGGCGCGGGCGATGCGTCCCTACGACACTCCGACCACTGCGTTGTTGAATCGACGCCTGAGAGAGCATGTTCTTTTAACCAGAGACCTGTCGGACCGCTGGCAGATTCCGCACCGCCGGGCGGACGGAAGCTGGGGTGGATGGTGGACGGTCCTGCGTGACCGAGGCACAACGGCGCTGGTGGTTCCATCGGAAGATTTGCGGCTCGTCGAGTCGCTCGAACCGACGATCTGGAAACCTCTGTCGCTGAATGCCGTCAGCCTGGTTTACGGAAAGGCGGGCGACCCGGGATGCACTCGCCAGATCGTTGAAACGCTGTCCGTGCGTCAGATGGTCGATCGCGGCGTCTGGACCTATCAGCCTTCGAGCGAGGAGAGTTCCAGTACGGTCGAGTTTCTCGCGTGGTTTAGAGAAGGCTCAACGACGTTCCAGGGCCTTCGCCTGGCGCGAGTCTTTCGTGCAATGCAGATGCATATCGGGTCTTTGAAGGTCCTGCATTCGCTTTCCGACAGCTCTCAAGACGCGGTTCGCGAAGAGTTCTACGCGAATCAACTTGCACTCGGCTATCAGGAACGACTCCGTGTCGGCAGGAGCAGTGAGCTGCGTCTCCGGTCAAGCCTGCTGGCTGGCCCTCGAGACTCGATTCGCCCGGAGGTTCAGGAAATCTTGAGCTGGCCCGCTGCCCCGGATGTCCCGCCCGACGATCGATTCAGGCAGGCGATTCGGTTGTATGTCGAGCGCGATATCACGGCGGCGCTGGCAGAGCTGCCCGAGGATCGACCGGAGGCACTGTATGCGAAGGCTCAACTGCTGCTGGAAGCAGGCGAGCCGCGCACCGCACAGACGGTTCTGCGAGACTTTCTCGAGAAATTCCCGGACCATCGATTAAGTGCGATGGCCCAGATACTGGCGGCGTCGCTGGTGTTTTGA
- a CDS encoding DUF1559 domain-containing protein — MSFQTQRSRRSHLYGFTLIELLVVIAIIAILIALLLPAVQQAREAARRSQCKNNLKQVGLALHNYHDTHNVFPPYKTWNNGQDCAGGPDGWTNQGGYSWRVMILPFVDQAAAYNKIDFINHHSQATCPGSTNSWGTFNNNVIPVYICPSDETPPSNGSSTGANYAGVVSASAQAKLGFATTSGSITSPRLKAFFQMDNVGATRVSMTDIKDGTSNTIAIAEVYRGRVTAVRGGGSYGLQQGRCSRWMVEGSCGVTGTLGRGGTLGSMSGGFEASGGNPGGLLQLGATAGQTGDGGPNDNRADQVSWNGENDEGVHDGFRPASSTHTGGVHILMADGSVKFASNNVDSNIWNAAHSRAGGEVQGEF, encoded by the coding sequence ATGAGTTTTCAAACGCAGAGGTCCAGGCGCAGCCATTTGTATGGCTTTACGCTGATCGAGCTGCTGGTGGTCATCGCGATCATCGCAATCCTGATTGCGCTGCTGCTCCCCGCCGTGCAGCAGGCGCGCGAAGCCGCTCGGCGTTCGCAGTGCAAAAACAACCTGAAGCAGGTCGGGCTGGCGCTCCACAATTACCACGACACGCACAACGTCTTTCCCCCTTACAAGACGTGGAACAACGGTCAGGATTGCGCGGGCGGTCCGGACGGCTGGACCAACCAGGGGGGATATAGCTGGCGCGTCATGATCCTGCCGTTCGTCGACCAGGCAGCAGCGTATAACAAGATTGACTTCATCAATCACCATTCGCAGGCGACTTGTCCGGGATCGACGAATTCGTGGGGGACGTTCAACAACAACGTGATCCCGGTCTACATTTGTCCGTCCGACGAAACTCCGCCCAGCAACGGGTCCTCGACCGGAGCGAACTATGCCGGTGTCGTTTCGGCAAGCGCCCAGGCGAAGTTGGGGTTTGCTACGACTTCCGGCTCGATCACAAGTCCGCGTTTGAAGGCGTTTTTCCAGATGGACAACGTGGGCGCCACCCGCGTTTCGATGACCGATATCAAGGACGGGACGAGCAACACGATCGCCATCGCGGAAGTTTACCGTGGTCGAGTCACCGCAGTCAGGGGCGGCGGCTCTTACGGCCTCCAGCAGGGACGGTGCAGCCGTTGGATGGTCGAAGGAAGCTGCGGCGTCACGGGAACTCTCGGCCGCGGCGGCACGCTCGGTTCGATGTCCGGCGGGTTTGAAGCCAGCGGCGGGAATCCCGGCGGACTCCTGCAACTCGGTGCGACTGCCGGACAGACCGGCGATGGCGGTCCGAACGACAACCGGGCCGATCAGGTAAGCTGGAATGGCGAGAACGACGAAGGCGTGCACGATGGCTTCCGTCCGGCGTCCAGCACTCACACCGGCGGCGTTCATATCCTGATGGCCGACGGCTCCGTCAAGTTCGCCTCGAACAACGTCGACTCGAACATCTGGAACGCCGCGCACTCGCGAGCCGGCGGCGAGGTCCAGGGCGAGTTCTAA
- a CDS encoding multiheme c-type cytochrome — MLLFGVWWGYSLSRQNRSGVLSASAPELSSYSSDEFVGSAACLQCHREVAAAYETSGHAHTFHLTAELDLARQLAGVEFADPRRRRNLRYHFDREGLAVSLPAVFGEEQFPLTYALGSGTHAVSFLTLLPHREGGTVGLEHRATHYNQLHGLGLTVGHPDRSEPVEEVEHFGRVLDGKKLTDCLGCHTTRFAIEDHQLTGLIPHVGCERCHGPGRDHIAAKRAGLEGPDISSAHRWPTALDELRACGECHRLPESLKPSELVRSSRILPRFQPAGLMQSRCFLESEGALRCTTCHDPHAKVSSDAAYYESICLNCHRSQSAPDCPQSRSDCINCHMPKVAFEGVAAFHDHWIRVRNDEDPAPVPSEPSPALP, encoded by the coding sequence ATGCTTCTGTTCGGCGTCTGGTGGGGCTATTCGCTGAGTCGCCAGAATCGGAGCGGCGTTCTCTCTGCGAGCGCGCCCGAGCTTTCGAGCTACTCATCCGACGAGTTTGTCGGATCAGCCGCTTGCCTGCAGTGCCACCGTGAAGTTGCCGCGGCCTACGAAACCAGCGGGCACGCTCACACCTTTCATCTGACCGCTGAACTCGACCTTGCCCGGCAACTGGCGGGCGTCGAGTTCGCAGATCCTCGACGTCGCCGGAACCTGCGGTATCACTTTGATCGCGAGGGACTTGCGGTTTCCCTTCCGGCCGTCTTCGGCGAGGAGCAGTTCCCGCTGACGTATGCCCTCGGGTCCGGAACGCACGCGGTTTCGTTCCTGACGCTGCTGCCTCATCGGGAGGGGGGCACCGTCGGCCTCGAACATCGGGCCACCCACTACAACCAGCTCCACGGGTTGGGACTGACCGTCGGTCATCCGGATCGCTCGGAGCCCGTCGAAGAGGTCGAGCACTTCGGCCGCGTTCTCGATGGGAAGAAGCTGACGGATTGTCTCGGCTGTCACACGACCCGATTCGCGATCGAAGATCACCAGTTGACCGGCCTGATTCCGCACGTTGGCTGCGAAAGGTGCCATGGTCCCGGAAGGGATCACATCGCAGCGAAGCGCGCCGGCCTGGAAGGCCCCGATATCAGTTCGGCCCATCGCTGGCCAACCGCCCTGGACGAACTTCGCGCGTGCGGCGAGTGCCATCGACTTCCCGAGTCGTTGAAACCCTCGGAACTGGTCCGGAGCTCTCGAATCCTGCCTCGATTTCAACCGGCAGGGCTGATGCAAAGCCGTTGCTTCCTGGAATCCGAGGGAGCGCTTCGATGCACGACCTGCCACGATCCGCATGCAAAGGTTTCCAGCGACGCCGCTTACTACGAATCCATCTGCCTGAACTGTCACCGTTCGCAGTCCGCCCCCGACTGCCCCCAGAGCCGTTCCGACTGCATCAATTGCCACATGCCGAAAGTCGCATTCGAGGGCGTGGCTGCCTTTCACGACCACTGGATTCGCGTTCGGAACGACGAAGACCCGGCACCGGTTCCCTCAGAGCCCTCTCCCGCTCTGCCGTGA